A genomic window from Nicotiana sylvestris chromosome 11, ASM39365v2, whole genome shotgun sequence includes:
- the LOC138881964 gene encoding uncharacterized protein — protein MNMFVHNLKVGLFGFLETRIKRAKGLNASFYLCQGWSFVTNLDKYPGGRIWLLWKPHLYDVDIRVVTKQMIHCKVKHKRSRMRFNMTMVYGFNEQAARRKLWEDINQIGAKMDEPWAVMGDFNCILNREERIGSRVTMAETRDFRQCIEACGLKDLRSSGAFIMWNNKQGGDSRVYNRIDKVLVNTEWIIELPPPEVHFMHEEFQIKVQEVWKKEIHGTKMYQLIGKLNRTKSVLLKLNKEKFSNVERRAEAAMEQLTECQRKIQNDPRNVELIEEEVLCNRLKGVLPTIISENQSAFVEGSHDLGFVEEMLYALNFPVKFIKWTMKCMTTTQYSIALNGGLYGCIERKRGLRHGDTISPLIFVICMEYFTRLMQWVATQEGFAFHTKCKGLKLNHPCFADDVLIFCKGEYQSIMLMLRGLQTFSNTSGLSTNDRKSNVYSANMDRQCLENICEITGYKKGTMPFMYLGVPIVSRKLKAIDCEILVEKLSTRIHSWGSKNLSYAGRVQLINSVDQYSFILGNNFHTPQEGPQRHYSHLQELLVG, from the exons ATGAATATGTTTGTCCATAATTTGAAGGTTGGCTTGTTTGGATTTCTTGAAACAAGGATAAAAAGAGCTAAGGGACTGAATGCTTCTTTTTATCTTTGTCAAGGGTGGTCATTTGTTACAAATTTAGATAAATATCCTGGGGGTAGGATTTGGTTGTTGTGGAAACCACATTTGTATGATGTTGATATAAGGGTAGTTACAAAACAAATGATACATTGCAAAGTAAAACACAAGAGGAGCAGAATGAGGTTTAATATGACTATGGTATATGGCTTTAATGAACAAGCTGCTAGAAGGAAATTATGGGAAGACATCAATCAAATAGGGGCCAAAATGGATGAACCATGGGCTGTAATGGGTGACTTTAATTGTATTCTAAATAGAGAGGAGAGAATAGGGAGTAGAGTCACTATGGCTGAAACAAGGGATTTTAGGCAGTGTATTGAAGCCTGTGGGTTGAAGGATTTAAGATCCTCAGGGGCATTCATCATGTGGAACAACAAACAAGGGGGGGATAGCAGGGTGTATAACAGAATAGACAAAGTATTGGTAAATACTGAATGGATAATAGAATTACCACCACCAGAGGTACACTTCATGCATGAAG AATTCCAAATAAAGGTACAGGAAGTTTGGAAGAAGGAGATACATGGCACAAAGATGTATCAGCTGATAGGGAAACTAAACAGAACAAAGAGTGTATTATTGAAATTAAACAAGGAAAAATTTTCAAATGTAGAAAGAAGGGCAGAAGCAGCAATGGAGCAACTGACAGAATGCCAAAGGAAGATACAAAATGATCCTAGAAATGTGGAACTAATTGAAGAGGAG GTGCTATGTAATAGGCTAAAAGGTGTGCTACCAACTATAATATCGGAAAATCAGAGTGCTTTTGTGGAAGGCAGTCATGACCTG GGGTTTGTGGAAGAAATGCTCTATGCTTTGAACTTCCCTGTAAAGTTCATCAAATGGACAATGAAGTGCATGACAACTACTCAGTACTCAATTGCTCTGAATGGTGGGTTGTATGGATGTATTGAGCGGAAAAGGGGCCTAAGACATGGTGATACTATTTCACCACTCATCTTTGTAATATGCATGGAGTACTTCACTAGACTTATGCAATGGGTAGCTACACAGGAGGGGTTTGCATTCCACACAAAGTGTAAAGGGTTAAAGCTAAACCACCCTTGCTTTGCAGATGATGTATTGATATTCTGTAAAGGGGAGTATCAAAGTATTATGCTAATGTTGAGGGGATTACAAACTTTCTCTAATACTTCTGGGTTAAGTACTAATGATAGAAAATCAAATGTATACAGTGCAAATATGGATAGGCAGTGCTTGGAGAACATATGTGAAATAACAGGTTACAAAAAAGGGACTATGCCATTCATGTACCTAGGAGTTCCTATAGTTTCAAGGAAACTAAAGGCAATTGATTGTGAAATATTGGTGGAGAAGCTAAGTACAAGAATACACTCATGGGGCTCAAAGAATCTATCGTATGCAGGGAGAGTGCAATTGATCAATTCTGTTGATCAATATTCATTCATATTGGGCAACAATTTTCATACTCCCCAAGAAGGTCCTCAAAGACATTATAGCCATTTGCAGGAATTACTTGTGGGAtag